From Taeniopygia guttata chromosome 29, bTaeGut7.mat, whole genome shotgun sequence:
GTCCTGGAGCAGACAAGGGAGGTCACACAGGGGCTCCATGCTGCAGGAATGGATACGACCCCTCCAcgggggctggcagcagccctgaTGCCACAGGGGTGGGCACAACTCTGCCACAGGGGACATCGTCAGCCCTGATGCTACAGGAAGGAATGGGAATCTGCCGTGGGGATGTGAGACACCAGCCCTGGCACCACAGGGATGGCCAGAGCCGTGTTAAAGACCAGCCCTGGTGCCACGGGGATGGCCCCAGGGGACACCACCAGCCCTGGTGCCACAGGGATGGACGTGGCTCTGTCACACAGCCTCTGACAGGAGCCCTGATGCCTAGAGAAGTCCTACACCAGATAGCTGCCCTGACACCCTGGGGATGTCTCAGTCCCACCACAGGGCTCTCCCCACCCCCAGACCCACCTGTTTGTTGGCGAAGACGAGGAGGACGGCGTCCCTCAGCTCATCCTCCGCCAGCATCCGCATCAGCTCCTCCCGCGCCTCATTCACCCGCTCCCGGTCGTTACTGTCCACCACGAAGATCAGCCCTGGCGAGAGGAGCGGGCAGTGACGGGGTTCCTGTGGCCACCCCGCTCCCCGAGTCCCCCCACGCTGTCCCCTGAGACACCTACCCTGGGTGTTTTGGAAGTAATGCCTCCAGAGGGGCCGGATCTTGTCCTGCCCACCCACATCCCACACGGTGAAGCTGATGTTCTTGTACTCCACCGTCTCCACGTTGAACCCTGCGGGGAGCGACAGtggagggaaactgaggcacggggaGCCACCAGCTCCTTCGAAGGAGCCCAGATGGGGAGCGGTCTCTGCTCAGTGCCCCCCCAACCTCACCCACCGATGGTGGGGATGGTGGTGACGATCTCCCCCAGTTTGAGCTTGTAGAGGATGGTGGTCTTCCCAGCAGCGTCCAGCCCCACCATCAGGATCCGCATCTCCTTCTTCCCAATCAGGCTCTTCAGCAGGTTCCCGAAGATGTTGCCCATGGTGACGGCGGCGCTGGCTCCGAGGCCGGATCCTGCGGGGGCATGGGGCAGGCTGGGGGAGGCCCTGAAATCTGCAGGGGTGGAGCTGAGGGGTCCCCCGTGCTAGCGGGGGGCTGCAGGAATCGGGGATCCTCATGTCTTGGGGGGATGCGGGGCTTGGGGGACCCCAGgcaaggggctggggagggggccGTGCACTGCACGGGGGTGTCTCTGTGTGCAGCTCGATATGGGGGGGCTGCAAAGATGGGGATGCTAAGCCGTGCCCCGCTGCACCCTGCAAAAggacagcccagggcgctgcactgggggaaactgaggcagggccGTCGCCCTCCTCGAGAGGAGCAGAGCCCCCCCGGACCCGACCCCTCCTCTGCACCCCCACCTCCGCACCATGCCCCCATCACCGCAGCCCCTCCGAGGGGGAGGCCCCATcgccccccgccgccgcagCGCGCCCCTTCCCCGCCAGCGTGTGCACCCCCCGcgcccccgggacccccgaatCCGCCGCTCCCCCCTTCACCACCCCCCCATGGCAGCGCGCCCCCAAACCACCGCCTCTCCGCCCCGCACTGCGCATtgccccccgcccccgcccgctgcaccgcaccgcaccgcatcccccccccgcccccggtACGACCCCGGTACGGGGGGCTCCGCGCCCCCGCCGCACCGGGCACCCCGGCACGGGCTgcacccccccctccccggtgccgaccccccctccccccgcgtACCCCCGCACACCCCACGGCGATGCCCGCGCCCCGCATCCCCGAGCGGTGCGGGCCCCCCGCACctggtgccggtgccggtgccggtgccggttccgcccccgccgccgctgACTCTGCACCGCTCCCGCCGCCGGAAGCGGAGGCCCCGATCGCGCCGATCTCGCGAGAGCGCCCGgtgccccccccgcccccaccccgccGCCCCGCACCGCTTCCcgcaacccccccccccccgcccggTACCGGGGGCGCGCGCGGGGAGCGgcggagggagggggggggagcgGGGGGTGCGATCGAGAAAGCCGCGAGGCGTTACCGTGGCAACGGCTGCAGCGGTGAGGGGGTGTCCCGGTGTGCGGGGGTCCCCCCCCCCACTGCCATCAGCCCGTTcccgggggcaccgggacccgcACCGGGGCGGCAGAGCCGCGCCCGAAGGGGAGCTGcaccggcggggcgggcgggatGGGAATATGGGGAGAGCGGGGTCCCGGGTCTTCCGCCCCCTCCGTGAGCACCGGGGGCGGCAGAGTCCCCACCGGGGAGGGGTCTCTGTGCTTCACGGGAGACCGGGACCCCCACACCGTCACGGGGGGACAGGCTGAGCATCCCCGCACCGTGCCGATATCGTCGGTACGGAGGCTGCCCCGGTGCTCGCagacagggcaggagctgggaccGGGTACGGGGAACCCGAGGGTGCTTCCCACGTCCGTCTGTCCCCGTTGTCCGTTTGTCCGTCCCTGCTCGGCGCCACGGGACAGGACGGATGCCCCTCGCTCCCAGGCAGGTACCGGTGGCCACCCCGGGGGCGCCGGGCAGCACCGGCCGCCCCGACGGCTGCGGGAACCGTTCCAGCggcaccccagggctggggggatcCCGACACCGGGCCGCCGGGCCGCCGtgggctgcagcagagagaaTGGGGGGAACGGGGGCTCGGGACAGCGGGCAGGGAGCGCGAGGGCCGGAGGGTCCCGGGATGGAGCGGGGGAGGCGAGGGCCGTGGTTGCGCCCCGCCGCTGGTggcacagccccgggcagggcccTCCCAGCCGCGCCCCGGGGCCTCCCCGCGGCCGCTGACCtcagccccgggagccccgaCGGGGCGGAGGCCCGAGGGCGTGgacacggcccggcccggccgggaaCCGGGGCGGGGGAGGCGGGAGCGCCGTGCTGGAGCAGACCCCGGCTCGGCCCTGGGCTCCTCCCGGGCCGGGGGAAGGGGTGCGGGTGGGTGCCGGTGCGAGCCCCCCACCCCCGCCGCCGTCCCGGGCTTTGTCCGTCCTTGAATTAAACTGGtgagcggcggccccgggccgTGACGGGCGAGCGGGGCTAATCCGGCCCCGCATGACTGGTCCGGGGAAACCGCGGCGGGGGGATTACCCCCCCCGGTTCCCGCCCCAACGGGGGGCTCAGTTCAGGCTCCCCGGCCCGTCGGGCCCCGCACTGGGGACTTCACACCCACCCACAACCGGACCGGGCAGGGGATGACCGGGACAGTTTTGTCCCAGCCGAGACCGGGTCAGCGCCAGCCCCGCGTGTCCGTGTTCTGGCCGTGGGCACGACAAGCCGGCTCCCGCCAGCGTCCGAGCAccccctgcccttccttccaTCTCCCGTTCCTCAATCACTCCAACCCCCGGTCCATCCCTACCTCCGACACCCGGTACCGGCCCAGCCTGGTCGCTCCGGGGCAGCGGGAGCCGTGCGGGGCCGTGCCGCTCCCACGCGGGTTGTAGACACCGTGGGTGTCCACGGGCACGTTCACGGGGTGCCGCCGGGACAGCCCGGGACAACCTGGGCTCGAGCGGCTGGAAGAGGCTGTAGCCCCGTCCCGCTGGGCACGAACCGGCACCGGAGAGGGCTCCGTGGGCTGCGGAGGGGCGCGCAGCAGTCCGGACGGTTCACGTCCCTGGGGACCGCACGTCGCGTCCCCCGGCAAACCGGTGGCCCCAGGCCGGTGTCCCCGGGCTTTCCCGGGACTGTGGTCCCCGTGCGCCCCGGGTTGTCACGGAGCTCTGCCTCCCCCGTGCGCTCGGGACTGCCCCGGGAGATCCCGTCACTCCTACCCCTGTGCACCCCGGGCTGTCCCGGGACATCCCGGGCTATCCCCTTTCCCCGCTCCCCTCCGTGCGTCCGGAGCCGTCCGGGGCCGTCCCAGGTTATTCCGGGACCGGCTCCTCCTTGCGCCGGGAGCTGTCGcgggccgtgccgggctccCCCCGCCGGTGCCGGTGCCTGAAGAACGTGTGCGCGGGACGGCGGGGAAGGCGGGGGTCGGCAGCCGGGAGCTCTGGGCACGGGGCCGGGGCGCAGCCACCCGCCGGGCTAATCCGGGCCGTGACGGACAgccccggcgccgccgctcccgccgccccgtAAGAGATGCCGCAGCTCCGCCGCTCCCCATTGTTAGGGCGAGGACGCGGGGAGGCCCCGCGCGGCGGGACCGGCCCACGGGGACCCTCCGCGCCGCCCCTATAagagggaaggggctggaagaTGCTCCCGGGTGCTGAGCGCTGTGCACCCGCCGCGCCGAGCCGAGTCCAGCCGTGCCGGctccccggggagctgccggtACCGACCACCGGCGCCGGGTACCGCGCACGGACCGCCGAGAACCAGCACCGGTACCGACAGCGGGTACCGCGCACAGAGTGCCGAGCACCGGGTCCCCAGAACCGGCACCGCCAACGGAGCGCCCGACGGTGTGCGCTGGGCACCGCACCCCCGACGCCGCGCCCCGGCCACCGGCTGCAgcccggtggcggcggcggtgccggcccgcccgcccgcccggcgctcCCCGCGTCCCCTCGCGGCCGTCCTCATCTCGGAGCCGCCCCGCGCGTCCGGAAACACGCGTGGATGtagcggccgggccgggggctcTGCGGCACCATAAATACCGGGACGGCCGCTCGCCCGCGCACTCTGCCGGGGCTCCCGGGGCCGGAGCCATGCGCGCCGCCGCGCTGGGGCTGGCGCTCCGGGCACTCTGGGCTCTggccctctcctccctctccaaCACGCTGGCAGTGAACAACAGCGGGCGGTGGTGGTGAGTCGgacggcaccggcaccggcaccggtaCCGGCACCGGGGTGGTGAGGCGGGAGGgcggggctggcacaggcacaggcactgccCCGTACTCAGGGATGGGGCGTGTGGGGGGATGCGGGGCTGCGACCCCCGTTTGGGATCCCTACGGGGGATGCTGCGGTGGCGTGGAGGAGCCTGCAGGGAGGCTGAGGTGAGGAGGGAGGTGCCGGGCACCCCCCACTCGTGGTCACCATCCCCACCTGTGCCACAGGGGCATCATCAACGTGGCCTCGTCCACCAACCTGCTGACGGATTCCAAGAACGTGCAGCTGGTGCTGGaccccagcctgcagctgctgagccgAAAGCAGCGCAAGCTGATCCGGCAGAACCCCGGCATCCTGCACAGCGTCAGCTCCGGCCTCCAGACCGCCATCAAGGAGTGCAAGTGGCAGTTCCGCAACCGCCGCTGGAACTGTCCCACCTCCCAGGGCCCCAACATCTTTGGCAAAATCGTCAACCGGGGTGAGGCTGGGGGTCAGCACAGGGGTTCCCAGACCTCCTCCACGCACCCCCAAGTTGGGATGCTCATCAAAGCCTCCCTGGTTTGCCATGGGGCAGCACCAGCCCATCGTGATGGAGGGTTGGGGGTGCCGGTGGGTACCCTCTCCCCATCCCGGCAGCATCCTGAGGCCCCGCTCCCTCCACAGGCTGCCGGGAGACAGCGTTCATCTTTGCCATCACCAGTGCCGGCGTGACACACTCGGTGGCCCGGTCGTGCTCGGAGGGCTCCATCGAGTCCTGCACCTGTGACTACCGGCGCCGTGGCCCCGGGGGCCCTGACTGGCACTGGGGGGGCTGCAGTGACAACATCGACTTCGGTCGCCTCTTTGGGAGGGAGTTTGTGGACTCCAGTGAGAAGGGCCGAGACCTGCGTTTCCTCATGAACCTGCACAACAACGAGGCGGGGCGCATGGtgagggcactggggctgtgggcagcactggggtggGCACGGAGACGGGCAAAGCCACCAAGATCTTcagcctgtccctgtgtgtgtgtgtcggGAACAGCTGGAGATGGGTTTCACTCTTATGGCTTTCACTCTTGTCTTTGGGATAAGTGATGTCCAAGTGTGATGTGTCGCTGCAGAAATGAGGGTGTAGGAGCACGGTGGTCCCCAGGGGGGTCCCAGGCTGCTCACAaggccccaaattcccctttccTTCCAGACGGTCTTCTCGGAGATGCGCCAGGAGTGCAAGTGCCACGGCATGTCGGGCTCCTGCACCGTCCGCACCTGCTGGATGCGGCTGCCCACCTTCCGCGCCGTGGGCGACGTCCTGAAGGATCGCTTTGACGGCGCTTCCCGCGTCATCTACGGCAACAAGGGCAGCAACCGGGCGTCGCGGGTGGAGCTGCACCACTTGGAGCCCGAGAACCCAGCCCACAAGCCCCCGTCGCCCCACGACCTCGTCTACTTCGAGAAATCCCCCAATTTTTGCACCTACAGCGGAAAGACGGGCACGGCGGGCACGGCCGGGAGGTTCTGCAACAGCTCCTCGCCGGGGCTGGACGGCTGCGAGCTGCTGTGCTGCGGGCGCGGGTACCGCACGCGCACCCAGCGCGTCACCGAGCGCTGCAACTGCACCTTCCACTGGTGCTGCCACGTCAGCTGCCTCAACTGCACCAACACCCAGGTGCTGCACGAGTGCCTGTGACCTGCCCCGAGAccaccctgcccagccccggaGGGGGTCTGCGCCACCCGCCCCCCATGACGGGTGCCCGGCTGGATTGAAGGCACCTATGGGTGGGGGTATGGATGCGTCCTAGGGACCCCCATCCCGCCATGGGTGGGCTCAGTGCCAAGCACCTTCCCGGCCACTCCCCAGCTCCAAGGGGTCCCTTCttgctgtaaataaaatatttattgtggACGGTTTGGTGCTGCCGCCCCCACCCTGCTTTGCTGGCCCCAGGCCATGTTTTTTATAaagataataataattaataataattaataataatgatgCTTTGTTACAGGCGTCATTGATAGCCTTTAGAGAAGaataaagaatatatttttatcaatCCTGCCCTGATTTGTgtctgggggcactgggggaaggaggggatgaGCTGTGG
This genomic window contains:
- the ARF3 gene encoding ADP-ribosylation factor 3 isoform X1; translated protein: MGNIFGNLLKSLIGKKEMRILMVGLDAAGKTTILYKLKLGEIVTTIPTIGFNVETVEYKNISFTVWDVGGQDKIRPLWRHYFQNTQGRCLRGQRGGTRGAGWPQEPRHCPLLSPGLIFVVDSNDRERVNEAREELMRMLAEDELRDAVLLVFANKQDLPNAMNAAEITDKLGLHSLRHRNWYIQATCATSGDGLYEGLDWLANQLKNKK
- the WNT1 gene encoding proto-oncogene Wnt-1 gives rise to the protein MRAAALGLALRALWALALSSLSNTLAVNNSGRWWGIINVASSTNLLTDSKNVQLVLDPSLQLLSRKQRKLIRQNPGILHSVSSGLQTAIKECKWQFRNRRWNCPTSQGPNIFGKIVNRGCRETAFIFAITSAGVTHSVARSCSEGSIESCTCDYRRRGPGGPDWHWGGCSDNIDFGRLFGREFVDSSEKGRDLRFLMNLHNNEAGRMTVFSEMRQECKCHGMSGSCTVRTCWMRLPTFRAVGDVLKDRFDGASRVIYGNKGSNRASRVELHHLEPENPAHKPPSPHDLVYFEKSPNFCTYSGKTGTAGTAGRFCNSSSPGLDGCELLCCGRGYRTRTQRVTERCNCTFHWCCHVSCLNCTNTQVLHECL
- the ARF3 gene encoding ADP-ribosylation factor 3 isoform X2, yielding MGNIFGNLLKSLIGKKEMRILMVGLDAAGKTTILYKLKLGEIVTTIPTIGFNVETVEYKNISFTVWDVGGQDKIRPLWRHYFQNTQGLIFVVDSNDRERVNEAREELMRMLAEDELRDAVLLVFANKQDLPNAMNAAEITDKLGLHSLRHRNWYIQATCATSGDGLYEGLDWLANQLKNKK